One genomic window of Trichomycterus rosablanca isolate fTriRos1 chromosome 1, fTriRos1.hap1, whole genome shotgun sequence includes the following:
- the lsm10 gene encoding U7 snRNA-associated Sm-like protein LSm10 produces MATQSIAERTISENSLVLLLQGLHGLVTTVELRDESTARGRVLNVDAFMNVRLEDVLYRDRRGRVSQMADFFITGRNVRYVHIPDHMDIAETIQSQLEKIQRVRFFSDKQGRKEFSKKKTGTNQ; encoded by the coding sequence ATGGCGACTCAGTCGATCGCCGAGCGCACGATCTCTGAGAACTCCCTCGTACTGCTGCTGCAGGGCCTGCACGGTCTGGTGACCACGGTAGAGCTGCGGGACGAGAGCACGGCGAGAGGACGGGTCCTCAACGTAGACGCCTTCATGAACGTCCGTCTGGAGGACGTGCTGTACAGGGACAGGCGAGGAAGAGTCTCCCAGATGGCCGACTTCTTCATAACGGGACGCAACGTGCGCTACGTTCACATCCCGGATCACATGGACATCGCAGAAACGATCCAGAGTCAGCTGGAGAAAATCCAGCGCGTGCGCTTCTTCTCCGACAAACAGGGGAGGAAAGAGTTCAGCAAGAAGAAAACTGGAACGAATCAGTGA